One window of Deinococcus depolymerans genomic DNA carries:
- the glyA gene encoding serine hydroxymethyltransferase: MTTTADKSAARDTALFDLIELEAERQRHGLELIASENFTSAAVREAQGSIVTNKYAEGYPGKRWYGGCEVVDRIEQLAIDRLKELFGAAWANVQPHSGSSANLAVYNALIEPGDTVLGMDLSHGGHLTHGNPVNFSGLRYRIVGYKVNPETELIDMAEVRRLAHEHRPKMIIAGASAYSRTIDFAAFREIADEVGAILFADIAHIAGLIAAGVHPNALPHAHVVASTTHKTLRGPRGGIILSNDPELGAKIDRAVFPGYQGGPLEHVIAAKAVAFGEALTDDFKAYAAQIIRNAQALAQAFQDKGYRVVSGGTDNHLLVLDLRPQGLNGTKATRLLDANHITISKSTLPYDTEKILHGGGIRIGTPAVTTRGMVESDMQTVADLIDRALKGEDVKAEVHAFAGGFPIP, translated from the coding sequence ATGACGACCACCGCCGATAAATCCGCTGCCCGTGACACGGCACTCTTCGACCTGATCGAACTTGAGGCCGAGCGGCAGCGCCACGGCCTGGAACTGATCGCCTCCGAGAACTTCACGTCCGCGGCGGTGCGCGAGGCGCAGGGCAGCATCGTGACGAACAAGTACGCGGAAGGCTACCCCGGCAAGCGCTGGTACGGCGGGTGCGAGGTCGTGGACCGCATCGAGCAGCTGGCCATCGACCGCCTGAAGGAACTGTTCGGCGCGGCGTGGGCGAACGTGCAGCCGCACAGCGGGTCAAGCGCGAACCTCGCGGTGTACAACGCGCTGATCGAGCCGGGCGACACGGTGCTGGGCATGGACCTGAGCCACGGCGGGCACCTGACGCACGGGAACCCTGTGAACTTCTCCGGGCTGCGCTACCGGATCGTGGGGTACAAGGTGAACCCCGAGACGGAACTGATCGACATGGCGGAGGTCCGCCGGCTGGCGCACGAGCACAGGCCGAAGATGATCATCGCGGGCGCCAGCGCGTACAGCCGCACCATCGACTTCGCGGCGTTCCGTGAGATCGCCGACGAGGTCGGCGCGATCCTGTTCGCGGACATCGCGCACATCGCGGGTCTGATCGCGGCGGGCGTGCACCCGAACGCGCTGCCGCACGCGCACGTGGTGGCCAGCACCACCCACAAGACCCTGCGCGGCCCGCGCGGCGGGATCATCCTCAGCAATGACCCGGAACTCGGCGCGAAGATCGACCGGGCCGTGTTCCCCGGTTACCAGGGCGGGCCGCTGGAGCACGTGATCGCCGCGAAAGCCGTCGCGTTCGGCGAGGCCCTCACCGACGACTTCAAGGCGTACGCCGCGCAGATCATCCGCAACGCCCAGGCCCTCGCGCAGGCCTTCCAGGACAAGGGCTACCGCGTGGTGTCCGGCGGGACCGACAACCACCTGCTGGTGCTGGACCTGCGCCCCCAGGGCCTGAACGGCACCAAGGCCACGCGCCTGCTCGACGCGAACCACATCACGATCAGCAAGAGCACCCTGCCGTACGACACCGAGAAGATCCTGCACGGCGGCGGCATCCGCATCGGCACGCCCGCCGTCACCACGCGCGGCATGGTGGAAAGCGACATGCAGACCGTCGCGGACTTGATCGACCGCGCCCTGAAAGGCGAGGACGTCAAGGCCGAGGTGCACGCCTTCGCGGGCGGCTTCCCGATTCCCTGA
- a CDS encoding HD domain-containing phosphohydrolase codes for MTEQPTPQGSFADLTLQLTRLGLNAQDLGSAMQPVLDALITHTAAHGAGYFQWWEAGQTFRVRATSGHHPWHPECGLPATLPLIRTLRAATDVAFYTDTLTHPALSGFPALGVNALIAAPVHDRQGHLIGALLAHAHTPHSWTDLERALTGSVTGLLALLAARLDAEEREREAHESALRTLGLFLEARDAETHGHTDRVTQLAVQLGRALNLDAASLCALRWGAYLHDIGKIALPDDVLRWPGPFSPAQRERMRVHVHEGVALARQLSFLPQPALDVIAAHHERWDGSGYPLGQRGQDIPLPARIFAVCDVFDALTSNRPYKHAWSTDEALAFVQQGSGTHFDPQVVQALVKVLGHHAA; via the coding sequence ATGACCGAACAGCCCACCCCTCAGGGGAGCTTCGCTGACCTGACCCTGCAACTCACCCGGCTGGGCCTGAACGCCCAGGATCTCGGGAGTGCCATGCAACCCGTCCTGGACGCCCTGATCACCCACACCGCCGCCCACGGCGCCGGGTACTTCCAGTGGTGGGAGGCCGGGCAGACCTTCCGCGTCCGTGCCACCAGCGGCCACCACCCCTGGCACCCCGAATGCGGCCTCCCCGCCACCCTGCCACTCATCCGCACCCTGCGCGCCGCCACCGACGTCGCCTTCTACACCGACACCCTCACCCACCCCGCCCTGAGCGGGTTTCCTGCCCTGGGCGTGAACGCCCTGATCGCCGCGCCCGTCCACGACCGCCAGGGCCACCTGATCGGCGCGCTGCTCGCCCACGCGCACACCCCACACTCCTGGACGGACCTCGAACGCGCCCTGACCGGCAGCGTCACCGGCCTGCTGGCCCTGCTCGCCGCCCGCCTGGACGCCGAGGAACGCGAACGCGAGGCGCACGAGAGCGCCCTGCGCACCCTGGGCCTGTTCCTGGAAGCACGGGACGCCGAGACCCACGGACACACCGACCGCGTCACGCAACTCGCCGTGCAGCTGGGCCGCGCCCTGAATCTCGACGCGGCCAGCCTGTGCGCGCTGCGCTGGGGCGCGTACCTGCACGACATCGGCAAGATCGCCCTGCCCGACGACGTCCTGCGCTGGCCCGGCCCCTTCAGCCCGGCGCAGCGTGAACGCATGCGCGTCCACGTCCACGAGGGCGTCGCGCTCGCGCGGCAACTTTCATTCCTGCCGCAACCCGCCCTGGACGTCATCGCCGCGCACCACGAACGCTGGGACGGCAGCGGCTACCCGCTCGGGCAGCGCGGCCAGGACATCCCCCTCCCGGCCCGCATCTTCGCCGTGTGCGACGTGTTCGACGCCCTGACCAGCAACCGCCCCTACAAGCACGCCTGGAGTACCGACGAGGCCCTGGCCTTCGTGCAGCAGGGCAGCGGCACGCACTTCGACCCGCAGGTCGTGCAGGCCCTCGTGAAGGTTCTCGGGCACCACGCAGCGTAA
- a CDS encoding potassium/proton antiporter: protein MGEVHTEVFLLAAGVLLLVSLLVSRLGGRLGIPGLLLFLGVGMLAGSDGLGIQFQDYRFAQALGTLALCFILFQGGLGTNWAHTRPVVRRGLSLATVGVLITAGVMAAFAHFAFGFPWLSAWLLGAIVSSTDASAVFSVLKERQLGLKGDVAPLLEFESGGNDPMAVFLTVGILELMANPGMGVLGIVPLFFKQMLIGALFGVVLGRAALWVLNRLQLQFEGLYSVLSLALALTIFAGTAVAGGSGFLAIYIAGVILGNAEFIHKRSLLSFHDGLSWLMQVAMFLTLGLLVNPRELLPTAGLALACALVLVFVARPLSVYLALARAKMPLNEKSMVAWVGLRGAVPIVLATFPLLAGAERAGTLFNIVFFIVLTSVLLQGTTLTLVARFLRVREALPTVTQYPISYTPTGHNKNEMVEVEVQPGSAADGQRIMDLRLPPEALVILIHRGGEFLIPKGATHLTGGDSVLVLAGEDELREVEGKLHRPAGAV, encoded by the coding sequence ATGGGTGAGGTGCACACGGAGGTGTTTCTGCTGGCGGCCGGGGTGCTGCTGCTGGTGAGTCTGCTGGTCAGCCGGCTGGGGGGTCGGCTGGGCATTCCGGGCCTGCTGCTGTTCCTGGGTGTGGGGATGCTGGCCGGGTCGGACGGGCTGGGCATCCAGTTTCAGGATTACCGGTTCGCGCAGGCGCTGGGCACGCTGGCGTTGTGCTTCATTCTGTTTCAGGGGGGGCTGGGGACCAACTGGGCGCACACGCGGCCCGTGGTGCGCCGGGGCCTGAGTCTGGCGACGGTGGGCGTGCTGATCACGGCGGGCGTGATGGCGGCGTTCGCGCATTTCGCGTTCGGGTTCCCGTGGCTCTCGGCGTGGCTGCTGGGCGCGATTGTCAGCAGCACGGACGCCAGCGCGGTGTTCAGTGTCCTCAAGGAGCGGCAACTGGGCCTGAAGGGGGACGTGGCGCCACTGCTGGAGTTCGAGTCCGGCGGAAACGACCCGATGGCGGTCTTTCTCACGGTCGGGATTCTGGAACTCATGGCGAATCCGGGCATGGGTGTGCTGGGCATCGTGCCGTTGTTCTTCAAGCAGATGCTGATCGGGGCGCTGTTCGGGGTGGTGCTGGGCCGCGCGGCGCTGTGGGTCCTCAACCGCCTGCAGTTGCAGTTCGAGGGGCTGTACTCGGTGCTGAGTCTGGCGCTGGCCCTGACGATCTTCGCGGGCACGGCCGTCGCGGGTGGCAGCGGGTTCCTGGCGATCTACATCGCGGGCGTGATCCTGGGGAACGCGGAGTTCATTCACAAGCGCAGCCTGCTGTCGTTCCATGACGGGCTGTCGTGGCTCATGCAGGTGGCGATGTTCCTCACGCTGGGGTTGCTGGTCAACCCGCGCGAGCTGCTGCCCACGGCGGGACTGGCGCTGGCGTGCGCGCTGGTGCTGGTGTTCGTGGCGCGGCCCCTGAGCGTGTACCTGGCGTTGGCGCGCGCGAAGATGCCGCTGAACGAGAAGAGCATGGTGGCGTGGGTGGGGCTGCGCGGCGCGGTGCCGATCGTGCTGGCGACCTTTCCGCTGCTGGCGGGCGCGGAGCGGGCGGGCACGCTGTTCAACATCGTGTTCTTCATCGTGCTGACCAGCGTGCTGCTGCAGGGCACGACCCTGACGCTGGTGGCGCGGTTCCTGCGGGTGCGTGAGGCGCTGCCGACCGTCACGCAGTACCCGATCTCGTACACGCCGACCGGGCACAACAAGAACGAGATGGTGGAGGTTGAGGTGCAGCCCGGCAGCGCCGCCGACGGGCAGCGCATCATGGACCTGCGCCTGCCGCCCGAGGCGCTGGTGATCCTGATTCACCGGGGCGGGGAGTTCCTGATTCCCAAGGGCGCCACGCACCTGACCGGCGGGGACAGCGTGCTGGTGCTGGCCGGGGAGGACGAACTGCGGGAAGTGGAGGGGAAACTGCACCGGCCGGCCGGGGCCGTGTAG
- a CDS encoding glutamate synthase subunit beta, translated as MSKITGFLDQPRIKDQYAPVDARLKHYHEFLLPLDSGAARLQATRCMDCGIPFCNNGCPVGNIIPDFNNLVYQDDWRSALDTLHSTNNFPEFTGRICPAPCEAACTLNINGDAVGIKSIELSIIERGWQEGWVTPQPPAVKTGKKVAVIGSGPAGLAAAQQLARAGHDVTVFEKNDRVGGLMRYGIPDFKMDKHHIDRRVEQMQAEGVTFRTGTLVGAWPEGSRVTNLSKKTVTPDELKAEFDAVLLAGGAEQPRDLPAPGRELDGIHFAMEFLPQQNRVNAGDKLKKQLRADGKHVIVIGGGDTGSDCVGTSNRHGAASVTQFEVMPQPPEQENKPLVWPYWPMKLRTSTSHEEGAVREFAIATKEFIGKGGKVTGVKTVRMELRDGQLTEIPGSEELHKADLVLLAMGFVSPVGSVIDAFGIQKDARGNAHAHTDEGGYHTNVQGVFAAGDMRRGQSLVVWAIREGRQAARAIDQHLMGTSVLPR; from the coding sequence ATGAGCAAGATCACCGGCTTCCTCGACCAGCCGCGCATCAAGGACCAGTACGCCCCGGTCGACGCGCGCCTCAAGCACTACCACGAGTTCCTGCTGCCCCTCGACAGTGGCGCCGCCCGCCTCCAGGCGACCCGCTGCATGGACTGCGGCATTCCGTTCTGCAACAACGGCTGCCCCGTCGGGAACATCATCCCGGACTTCAACAACCTCGTGTACCAGGACGACTGGCGCAGCGCACTGGACACCCTGCACTCCACGAACAACTTCCCCGAATTCACGGGCCGCATCTGCCCCGCCCCCTGCGAGGCCGCCTGCACCCTGAACATCAACGGCGACGCCGTGGGCATCAAGAGCATCGAGCTGAGCATCATCGAACGCGGCTGGCAGGAAGGCTGGGTCACGCCGCAACCCCCCGCCGTGAAGACCGGGAAGAAGGTCGCCGTGATCGGCTCCGGTCCCGCCGGGCTGGCCGCCGCGCAGCAGCTCGCCCGCGCCGGGCATGACGTGACCGTGTTCGAGAAGAACGACCGCGTGGGCGGCCTGATGCGCTACGGCATCCCCGACTTCAAGATGGACAAGCACCACATCGACCGCCGCGTCGAACAGATGCAGGCCGAGGGTGTCACCTTCCGGACCGGCACCCTGGTGGGCGCGTGGCCCGAGGGCAGCCGGGTCACGAACCTCAGCAAGAAGACCGTCACGCCCGACGAACTGAAAGCCGAATTCGACGCCGTGCTCCTCGCAGGCGGCGCCGAGCAGCCCCGCGACCTGCCCGCCCCCGGCCGCGAGCTGGACGGCATTCACTTCGCCATGGAGTTCCTGCCGCAGCAGAACCGCGTGAACGCCGGCGACAAACTGAAAAAGCAGCTGCGCGCCGACGGCAAGCACGTCATCGTGATTGGCGGCGGCGACACCGGCAGCGACTGCGTCGGGACCAGCAACCGCCACGGCGCCGCCAGCGTGACCCAGTTCGAGGTGATGCCCCAGCCGCCCGAACAGGAGAACAAACCCCTCGTGTGGCCCTACTGGCCCATGAAACTCCGCACCAGCACCAGCCACGAGGAAGGCGCAGTGCGTGAATTCGCCATCGCCACCAAGGAATTCATCGGCAAGGGCGGCAAGGTCACGGGCGTCAAGACCGTCCGCATGGAACTGAGGGACGGCCAGCTGACCGAAATCCCCGGCAGCGAGGAACTCCACAAGGCCGACCTCGTCCTGCTCGCCATGGGCTTCGTCAGCCCCGTCGGCAGCGTCATCGACGCCTTCGGCATCCAGAAGGACGCCCGCGGCAACGCCCACGCCCACACCGACGAGGGCGGCTACCACACCAACGTGCAGGGTGTCTTCGCCGCCGGGGACATGCGCCGCGGCCAGAGCCTCGTCGTGTGGGCCATCCGCGAGGGCCGCCAGGCCGCCCGCGCCATCGACCAGCACCTCATGGGCACCTCGGTCCTGCCCCGCTGA
- a CDS encoding YybH family protein: MHPEQILQAYADAVHARDAEALLALYHPHVTVYDMWEHWLYDGQQAWRGMVEGWFASLGDERVQVTFDDIRSTVTPEMALVHALVTYAGLSASGERLRAMNNRLSLTLTRSGDGWLILHEHSSAPAEFESGKVNLHRPA, encoded by the coding sequence ATGCACCCCGAACAGATCCTCCAGGCCTACGCCGACGCCGTGCACGCCCGCGACGCCGAAGCCCTGCTGGCCCTGTACCACCCGCACGTCACCGTGTACGACATGTGGGAACACTGGCTCTACGACGGCCAGCAGGCATGGCGCGGCATGGTCGAGGGCTGGTTCGCCAGCCTGGGCGACGAGCGGGTGCAGGTCACCTTCGACGATATCCGCAGCACCGTCACGCCGGAGATGGCCCTCGTACACGCCCTCGTCACCTACGCGGGCCTGAGTGCCAGCGGCGAACGCCTGCGCGCCATGAACAACCGCCTGAGCCTCACCCTCACCCGCAGCGGCGACGGCTGGCTGATCCTCCACGAACACAGCAGCGCCCCCGCCGAATTCGAAAGCGGCAAGGTCAACCTCCACCGACCAGCCTGA
- a CDS encoding lamin tail domain-containing protein — protein sequence MSNSTFRRSLVLLASVSLALSACGRVPLSGDARLSTLAAAGEPVINELYYDAPGTDAGTFIELRGPAGASLSGYTLAAFDTAGTQYRTLALSGTIPASGYFVVAQDTTVANRNLVNAGADLNNGAGSLRLLKSTTVIDAVAYGSPTSNRGEGTSAPTTGAGSALARVPDGSDTNVNSVDFKVQAATPGAANDGGTGGGGTTGKKVLFDLTKAEDAGNADWRIDGAYSDYADALRGLGYVVSTLTGTSITSTSLSGASVLVIPEPQNPFSDAERAAIQSFVQNGGGVFMITDHRASDRNNSGWDSPEVFDGWDGSTPASVSASLQASLNSDVIFGLNASFNSSFSDPVYTATPLTTHPILSGVSSAGVYVGTSVDVLAGTALMGTGGKTYLGVNSVGTGRVAMWGDSSTFGDNTYSDGSTGTYNNWPNLSNATMGKNIVRWLAKDL from the coding sequence ATGTCCAATTCAACCTTCCGGCGCAGCCTGGTGCTGCTGGCCTCTGTTTCTCTTGCCCTGTCTGCATGCGGTCGCGTGCCGCTCTCGGGGGATGCGCGGCTGTCCACGCTGGCGGCGGCGGGTGAGCCGGTCATCAACGAGCTGTACTACGACGCGCCGGGCACGGACGCCGGCACGTTCATTGAGCTCAGGGGCCCGGCGGGCGCGAGCCTGAGCGGGTACACGCTGGCGGCGTTCGATACGGCGGGCACGCAGTACCGCACCTTGGCCCTGTCCGGGACGATCCCGGCGAGCGGGTACTTCGTGGTGGCGCAGGACACGACGGTGGCGAACCGGAATCTGGTGAACGCGGGCGCGGACCTGAACAACGGGGCGGGCAGCCTGCGTCTGCTGAAGAGCACCACGGTCATCGACGCGGTGGCGTACGGGTCGCCCACCAGCAACAGGGGCGAGGGCACGTCGGCACCCACGACCGGGGCGGGCAGCGCCCTGGCGCGCGTGCCGGACGGGTCGGACACGAACGTGAACAGCGTGGACTTCAAGGTTCAGGCCGCCACGCCCGGCGCGGCGAACGACGGCGGGACGGGCGGGGGCGGCACGACCGGGAAGAAGGTCCTGTTCGATCTGACGAAGGCCGAGGACGCCGGGAACGCCGACTGGCGCATCGATGGGGCGTACAGCGATTACGCGGACGCGCTGCGCGGCCTGGGCTACGTGGTGAGCACCCTCACGGGCACGAGCATCACGTCCACCAGCCTGTCGGGCGCGTCGGTGCTGGTCATTCCCGAGCCGCAGAATCCCTTCAGCGACGCCGAGCGCGCCGCGATCCAGAGCTTCGTGCAGAACGGCGGCGGGGTGTTCATGATCACCGATCACCGTGCCAGTGACCGCAACAACAGCGGCTGGGACAGCCCGGAGGTCTTTGACGGCTGGGACGGCAGCACGCCCGCCAGCGTCAGCGCCAGCCTGCAGGCCAGCCTGAACAGTGACGTGATCTTCGGGCTGAACGCGTCGTTCAACTCCAGCTTCAGCGACCCGGTGTACACGGCGACCCCGCTGACCACCCACCCGATCCTCAGCGGCGTGAGCAGCGCCGGGGTGTACGTGGGCACCAGCGTGGACGTCCTGGCGGGCACGGCCCTGATGGGCACGGGCGGCAAGACGTACCTCGGGGTGAACAGCGTCGGCACGGGCCGCGTGGCGATGTGGGGCGACAGCAGCACCTTCGGGGACAACACGTACTCGGACGGCAGCACCGGCACGTACAACAACTGGCCGAATCTCAGCAACGCCACGATGGGCAAGAACATCGTGCGCTGGCTGGCGAAGGACCTGTAG